The Penicillium psychrofluorescens genome assembly, chromosome: 2 nucleotide sequence ACAGATCAGCTCGAAGCCGAAGCCTTCCAAGGTCCGTCAGTGGCGTCTGTGCCGCCGGCACCCGCAAATGTACGTCATTGCAGATTCTTCACGAACGCTGATCAAATCCGCACGGACGAGAATCACAACGTGCCTACACGTTAACTCCCCGGCTTTGGGTCTATGTCGTATGAATTAATCCCGAGACAACTATCTGGGTCACGTTTATTGTTCACGGGGTACTTGCCACTTCGAAGACAAATCGGACTTGATCACAGGACCATTGCTGAGTCATGCGGAGTCGAACTCCTCCGGCGTCGCCACGCTTGATCCCAGTCAACCGTCatgggaaagaaagaaaaaaggggTTCGGGAGGAAACATAGATGCGTTCTAGAAAGAGGTAGCGTGTAGTAGAAGACCGCCGTCATCTTGTTTATACACTAGCCGGCTATTGCCCCTAAGGAATACACTACGGGTATAGATCTAGTATTAGTAGGATGAGATGGTTGAGAATGTTAGTGACCGTCGTGGCTTGTTAAAGCCCTAAGCCTTGTGGGTCTTCTTAGAAGGCGATAATGGTATCCCCCCCCCCTGTAGAAGTAGTCGACCGTCAACGATTTGAACGCCTAACCCACAAACTATATGTTTGCATCACGCTTATTTACATCCGCACCACGATTCCGCCCTAACGATTCTACACTGAATAACAAAGGTCGTCCGTCGGCGAATCGAAATTACTAGCTCTAATCCTAGCCTCTATATTTCTATGTTTAACACCCACGCAGGCATTATGACTGATCGCGAACAGGATCGCCTGCCTCAGACACCAACTCTTTGTCGTCGTGTTTATCTCCACGCTTTCGCCGACAATAGATAAATCCACCTGCAGCCCGGATGGCCACCCCGTGATGGAGCCCGAGGCTGTTCTCCACCCGGCATGCCGGCCCAGTCTGAGGACCGGACTCTCGCTGGCCCCACAGGAGGCGAGCACAACGGAACGGGAGGTAATTGTCATTGACAGCTCGGATTGAAGTGTGCTATAAATACATGGCTGTTGCACATGGATTGGTCGCTCAGGGAACAAAACACTTATCATTGGGGTCAGAAGGAGAAGGTTGCTTTGGGTCGGTTGCTTTGGgtccagctgcttctggtCTCGCACGTTGTCAGTTTCGAGGGCAGgggcggtgatggagtcGGAGCGTCGCGGGCGCAAACCGGTACTGATACGTGTTCGCAATGGGCGATGGGTGCTAACGGTTTTTCAGTTTATCGGGTATTTCGGCCGCGGCTTCGGGCGTGGTgacagaggaagaggagtcGTATGGCTCGACCGCGTCGGTGGGCGGGCCCCGGTAGTTATGATAACCCCAGATACCATACCAGACAGCCGCAATCATAACGAAACCCGCAAATACCACGGACGCATAGTTCATGCTCTGAAGGCTAACGGGGATCGTTGATGGCATGCAAAACAAGGGAATGGCGAGAAGACTCCAAGCTACGCGATACAAACGACGATTAGCACCTGGATCGACAAGGGCACCAACCAGAACTTACCGATGGCGATAACGTTAGCGATTGCGCCGAAGATACCAAAGTTGAAGCTGCCATGCTTGATATCCTCACGCTGCCGGAAAAACAgggagacggcgatgggACAGGCATAACTCGTGGTCAGGAAGATGACGCCCACGCCCGAAAAGGCATTGTAGGCCGCGGTCGAACCAAAGTAGATCAAGCCCAGAGCGATCTCGATGACCATGCTGAGCGCCAGCGCATTGAGTGGAATATCAAACCGTTTATTGACCGTGCGCCACCACTTGGACCCGGGgatgccgccgtcgcgcgCAAAGGCCCAGGTACAGCGGGACGTCGCTGTCGCACAGCCGACACCGCAAATAACGCCCAGCACGAGCAATGGAATTAGCAGACAGAAGGTGCCCGCTTCGTTACCGATGGCTTGTTTAAAGATCGCGGGGGTGGGCTGGGCGGACGCGAGGTTGATCAGATACGGGAGGTCGTGCATGACGAAACAGACGGGAATCAAGAAGAGCAGGCCGGCAACGGtgttgatgacgacggtCCCGACCATGGCCTTGGGCACCATGACGGCGGGTTCCTGAACCTCTTCGCACAGCCTGTGATGGTTAGCCTTTATTCCTGCCCCGGGGGTTGAGACGTGCGACTCACGAAATGATCATTCCCGTAGCCGAGGTGGCATAGGCGGCTTGGAGCAGACCAATGCAGAACGACCAGCCTGGTGTCCATCCGGATCGTGGCTCAAAGTGGCCAAACACCCATGCGCCGGAGTTGCGGCCCATCTTGGCCACGGCGAGCAGACAGACAACAATGGCGACGAGCCCTATTATGGTCCAGAAGATGGCAAAAGTCTCCAACCATGGTAGCCATTTGTTGCCAAATGCGGAGATGGAGTGGGTGAGCAAGgtgagggcgaggaagatgaggaaggtTTGGTAAGGTTGGAAGTTTTCGGTGATGCCAGTGCCGGTCGAATCGGTGAAGACGTTGAGGCAGGAGACGAAGAAAAGGGTGGTTCCGAAGTTGACGGCG carries:
- a CDS encoding uncharacterized protein (ID:PFLUO_003386-T1.cds;~source:funannotate) — translated: MIAQNESRRASRVSMAREETGTTTAKADRTLEDMGYTPELSRNRSIWQVTFMCFILSSVPYGLSTTLFYPLAGGGSANVVWGWVVVSCMIFCVALSLAEITSVFPTSGGVYYQTFVLSPVWCRRVASWICGWSYVAGNITITLAVNFGTTLFFVSCLNVFTDSTGTGITENFQPYQTFLIFLALTLLTHSISAFGNKWLPWLETFAIFWTIIGLVAIVVCLLAVAKMGRNSGAWVFGHFEPRSGWTPGWSFCIGLLQAAYATSATGMIISLCEEVQEPAVMVPKAMVGTVVINTVAGLLFLIPVCFVMHDLPYLINLASAQPTPAIFKQAIGNEAGTFCLLIPLLVLGVICGVGCATATSRCTWAFARDGGIPGSKWWRTVNKRFDIPLNALALSMVIEIALGLIYFGSTAAYNAFSGVGVIFLTTSYACPIAVSLFFRQREDIKHGSFNFGIFGAIANVIAIAWSLLAIPLFCMPSTIPVSLQSMNYASVVFAGFVMIAAVWYGIWGYHNYRGPPTDAVEPYDSSSSVTTPEAAAEIPDKLKNR